From one Arcobacter sp. CECT 8986 genomic stretch:
- a CDS encoding B12-binding domain-containing radical SAM protein produces MKLPKILLIAPTYINSANTMYFPIGMAYLCSYLEKKGFEIDGINMNNYGLEKGLEKVSTLLKSKKYDVIGIGGLTIAFEQIEYLIKKLRCLSDAKIVLGGGITACESEIVIKEIKPDYMIISEGELIFEELLYHIADIKKPLPKGSWSFNLNRSEIEYQNNESYSINELDELPFPDYEKMEIDKFIDIQSGEIWSHHKVDPFVGKYIPISASRSCPFKCTFCYHSGMGKYRKHSVDYATEFIKRLKEKYKITHFLIYDELFSLNKKRVIEFCEKIKKLNISFMCQLRVDQIDLEMLKTMKDAGCIEISYGIESGSNKVIESMQKKITAEQIENAIKLTREAKIGIQGNFLYGDPAETEETIKDSLKFQEKNKLYFSDWSMVLPYPGTVLHNIALSKNLINDRVQFIKDIANTSKYLWNSPINLTNFSDKEYIERYSMLKEINDKNHRKVLTKIIEAKDIDSKHSYLKVSCPTCNYESEYENFPFPFNKENLFKNKESFYGFLGINLVCPNCRSKHHLLPKQIPHISKEFKLFESKLKNFIKKNKNIVVMPAIDRYFSAIKDDTNLFNISVNGVLDSREYRIGDKFLNSKVEKLSKETILKYSNKSFIIYPWVEYEKAYNLLISNGIQKEKILMWNKI; encoded by the coding sequence ATGAAACTCCCAAAAATATTATTAATTGCTCCAACTTATATAAATTCAGCAAATACTATGTATTTCCCCATAGGAATGGCATATTTATGTTCATACTTAGAAAAAAAAGGTTTTGAAATAGATGGCATAAATATGAATAACTATGGATTAGAAAAAGGGTTAGAAAAAGTATCTACCCTATTAAAATCAAAGAAGTATGATGTAATTGGTATTGGGGGGTTAACTATTGCTTTTGAACAAATTGAATACCTCATAAAAAAACTACGTTGTCTATCTGATGCAAAAATAGTTTTAGGTGGAGGAATTACAGCATGTGAAAGTGAAATAGTAATAAAAGAAATTAAACCTGACTATATGATAATTAGTGAAGGTGAATTAATATTTGAAGAACTCTTATATCATATTGCAGACATTAAAAAACCTTTACCAAAAGGAAGTTGGTCATTTAATCTTAATAGATCAGAAATTGAATATCAAAATAATGAATCATATTCAATAAATGAATTAGATGAACTTCCATTCCCTGATTATGAAAAAATGGAAATTGATAAATTTATAGATATTCAATCTGGAGAAATTTGGAGTCACCATAAAGTAGATCCTTTTGTAGGAAAATATATTCCTATTTCTGCAAGTAGATCATGCCCATTTAAATGTACATTTTGCTACCATTCAGGAATGGGTAAATATAGAAAACACTCAGTAGACTATGCAACAGAATTTATTAAAAGATTAAAAGAAAAATATAAAATTACACACTTTCTTATCTATGATGAATTATTTTCATTAAATAAAAAAAGAGTAATAGAATTTTGTGAGAAGATAAAAAAGTTAAATATTTCATTTATGTGCCAGTTAAGAGTAGACCAAATAGACTTAGAAATGTTAAAAACAATGAAAGATGCAGGATGTATTGAAATATCTTATGGAATAGAAAGTGGAAGTAATAAAGTAATTGAAAGTATGCAAAAAAAAATTACTGCTGAACAAATTGAAAATGCCATTAAACTTACAAGAGAAGCAAAAATAGGAATTCAAGGTAACTTCTTATATGGAGATCCAGCAGAAACGGAAGAGACAATAAAAGACTCACTAAAATTTCAAGAAAAAAATAAATTATATTTTAGTGATTGGTCAATGGTACTTCCTTATCCAGGAACAGTGCTTCATAATATAGCACTCTCTAAAAACTTAATCAATGATAGAGTTCAATTTATCAAGGATATTGCTAATACCTCAAAATATTTGTGGAATTCACCAATTAATTTAACAAATTTCTCAGATAAAGAATATATAGAAAGATATTCTATGTTAAAAGAAATTAATGATAAAAATCATAGAAAAGTTCTTACAAAAATAATAGAAGCAAAAGATATTGACTCTAAACATTCATATTTAAAAGTTTCTTGTCCAACATGTAACTATGAAAGTGAATATGAGAATTTTCCATTTCCATTTAATAAAGAAAATCTTTTTAAAAATAAAGAATCTTTTTATGGTTTTTTAGGAATAAACCTTGTCTGTCCAAATTGTAGAAGTAAACATCACTTACTCCCAAAACAAATTCCACACATATCAAAAGAGTTTAAATTATTTGAGAGTAAATTAAAAAATTTTATTAAAAAAAATAAGAATATAGTCGTAATGCCAGCAATTGATAGATATTTTAGTGCAATAAAAGATGATACAAACTTATTTAATATATCAGTTAATGGTGTCTTAGACTCAAGAGAATACAGAATAGGAGATAAATTTTTAAACTCTAAAGTAGAAAAACTTTCAAAAGAAACTATTTTAAAATATTCAAATAAATCTTTTATAATATATCCATGGGTTGAATATGAAAAAGCATATAATCTACTAATTTCAAATGGCATACAAAAAGAAAAAATACTCATGTGGAATAAAATATGA